In one Blastococcus sp. Marseille-P5729 genomic region, the following are encoded:
- a CDS encoding CMD domain protein, with product MTDVIDRLAGIDSGTSLDVLRRSRPVRRDEIQAGYDALFEPANAGEIPLVERFAVAAFVADLQDHGGSTSSHYLAELVDERLRERIRSLAVGARQRGPWGEYREPGLQDENEPGEWFVVPDDDRRQLGERLSAVLEHAHFVVLHPRDARPEVLSRLTAAGWGRRSVVTWSQLIAYVSFQVRVVEGLRVLRAEGEGA from the coding sequence ATGACCGACGTGATCGACCGGCTGGCCGGAATCGACTCCGGCACCTCCCTCGACGTCCTACGCCGCAGCAGACCTGTCCGCCGCGACGAGATCCAGGCCGGATACGACGCGTTGTTCGAGCCGGCCAACGCTGGCGAGATCCCCTTGGTGGAACGGTTCGCGGTGGCCGCATTCGTCGCTGATCTGCAGGACCACGGTGGATCGACGAGCTCTCACTATCTGGCCGAGCTCGTCGATGAGCGGTTGCGCGAGCGCATCAGGAGCCTGGCCGTCGGCGCTCGTCAGCGAGGTCCGTGGGGTGAGTACCGCGAGCCTGGCCTGCAGGACGAAAACGAGCCGGGCGAGTGGTTCGTCGTCCCGGACGACGATCGGCGTCAGCTCGGCGAACGCCTCTCCGCGGTGCTCGAGCACGCCCACTTCGTCGTCCTGCACCCCCGGGACGCGCGGCCGGAGGTGTTGAGCCGCCTCACCGCCGCGGGATGGGGCCGGCGGTCTGTCGTCACCTGGTCGCAGCTCATCGCTTACGTCAGCTTTCAGGTGCGGGTCGTCGAAGGGCTGCGCGTGCTGCGAGCAGAAGGAGAGGGAGCATGA
- a CDS encoding alkylhydroperoxidase domain protein — protein sequence MSKPERFTRDELAWEPWIEPAAESELTPRQTESLVQPARARNPYFRLLADDPDILEARTRADLDIFHADGGLPRAERELAAAATSRLNGCVFCASVHARFAAHFAKRPEDVDRLLEEGIDADLGDERWNAIAAASAALARTPIAFGESDVRRLRAAGLAEDEIVDLIHSAGFFNWANRLMLTLGEPTTT from the coding sequence ATGAGCAAGCCCGAGAGGTTCACCCGCGACGAGCTCGCCTGGGAGCCATGGATCGAGCCCGCGGCCGAGTCAGAGCTGACCCCGCGACAGACCGAGTCGCTCGTCCAACCGGCACGCGCGCGAAATCCCTACTTTCGTCTGCTCGCAGACGATCCAGACATTCTGGAGGCGCGCACCCGGGCCGACCTCGACATCTTTCATGCCGACGGTGGGCTGCCGAGAGCCGAGCGTGAGCTGGCTGCCGCCGCGACCTCACGGCTGAACGGCTGCGTCTTCTGCGCTTCGGTGCACGCCCGCTTCGCGGCGCACTTCGCCAAGCGCCCGGAGGACGTCGATCGTCTGCTGGAGGAGGGAATCGACGCCGACCTGGGCGACGAGCGCTGGAACGCGATCGCGGCGGCATCTGCGGCGCTTGCCCGGACGCCGATCGCGTTCGGGGAGAGCGACGTGCGGCGGCTCCGCGCCGCAGGGCTGGCGGAGGATGAGATCGTGGACCTGATCCACTCGGCAGGCTTCTTCAACTGGGCCAACCGCCTCATGCTCACCCTCGGCGAGCCCACCACCACCTGA
- a CDS encoding SGNH/GDSL hydrolase family protein: MSYHRFVAIGDSTTEGLEDPYPPGVHVYEEHGHSLSPSHLNPIGSYRGWSDRLAVHLAKAQDQALEYANLAIRGYRLHEIRRQLAPALAMRPDIMTIVGGVNDASKTSWNRHEARGHLAYMFRKARETGAEVLTFTMPDPAAINWMVRPLRRNILQLNDVTREEAVRYGVRLLDLHRYPVALDRRMWFEDRLHATSLGHRLIGQALAHIAGVPGIEDPLNQELPALDPVPWRARRREDHYWLREYFIPFVQRHRRGESMSHGVTPKRPLPTPVSLAEMDLPD; the protein is encoded by the coding sequence ATGAGCTACCACCGTTTCGTCGCGATCGGCGACTCCACCACCGAGGGGCTCGAAGACCCCTACCCGCCCGGCGTCCATGTCTACGAGGAGCACGGGCACTCTCTCAGCCCGAGCCATCTCAATCCGATCGGGTCGTACCGCGGGTGGTCCGACCGGCTCGCGGTCCACCTCGCAAAGGCACAGGACCAGGCGCTCGAGTACGCCAACCTCGCGATCCGCGGCTATCGGCTGCACGAGATCCGCCGCCAGCTCGCGCCGGCTCTCGCGATGCGGCCCGACATCATGACGATCGTCGGCGGGGTGAACGACGCATCGAAGACCTCATGGAACCGGCACGAGGCACGCGGTCATCTCGCCTACATGTTTCGGAAGGCGCGCGAGACCGGCGCCGAGGTGCTCACCTTCACCATGCCGGACCCGGCCGCGATCAACTGGATGGTGCGACCGCTGCGCCGCAACATCCTGCAGCTCAACGACGTCACCCGTGAAGAGGCCGTGCGTTACGGCGTCCGGCTGCTCGACCTGCACCGGTATCCGGTCGCCCTCGATCGTCGTATGTGGTTCGAGGACCGGCTCCACGCCACGTCGTTGGGGCACCGGCTGATCGGGCAGGCGCTCGCCCATATCGCTGGCGTGCCTGGAATCGAGGATCCACTCAACCAGGAGCTTCCGGCGCTTGATCCCGTCCCGTGGCGGGCGCGCCGGCGCGAGGACCACTACTGGCTGCGCGAGTACTTCATCCCGTTCGTACAGCGGCACCGGCGCGGGGAGTCGATGTCGCACGGCGTGACGCCGAAGCGGCCGCTTCCCACGCCGGTATCGCTCGCAGAGATGGACCTGCCCGACTGA
- a CDS encoding FtsX-like permease family protein, producing MSVTTKAAFAELKHKPGRLAAVMLAIIIGSLFAVATTVFSSTAGRAIEVVVAESIQNADVVVGSDTYGIYEGDEALQTIESTDGVEAVAPIMSSLYQLPGSTALSGIRLTSVIDDKQLAYEKLAEGSFPTKPTEIALDPETAKDAGAKVGDQVTLRSMNDQEVSFTVTGITDPNPTTKTLAGPTSWVTLEYLKQDDNAWLDNYLVRTDGNAEQVAAALNSKLPDGLDAKTGVEAREAVVDAVSGGTVAITVLLGAFAVIALAVAAIVIANTFAILLAQRRRQIALQRLVGATAQQMKRQILLEALLIGMVGTVIGVGLGILAGYVGASAFGAAAGGLAINPVTVLIACAATIAATVVAAYFPIRRACQTSPMEALRPVSSEVGGARLSRTRIILSAVLVVIGLAVLALGAVGHQVAIATLGGLISVVGVLVGAQLLVVPMGRLLRPIGSALGTPGKIAARDVTRHAARATNTVVAIIVGIGLISMIQVASQVTRASALADAKDSELRQQIEAIIDIMTNVATGLLAVAAIIAVVGIANTLALSVIERKRESGLMRALGVQKGQLRAMVSVEAVILSLIGGLVGILLGIFYGMVAAYTVIGSNTPIVWDIPWGRLAIFLGIAVVGGLVASVLPALRSGRVSPVEALATA from the coding sequence ATGTCAGTCACCACCAAGGCGGCCTTCGCCGAGCTCAAGCACAAGCCGGGGCGTCTCGCCGCGGTCATGCTGGCGATCATCATCGGCAGCCTCTTCGCCGTGGCGACCACCGTCTTCTCCTCGACCGCGGGGCGCGCCATCGAGGTGGTCGTCGCCGAGTCGATCCAGAATGCAGACGTGGTCGTGGGCAGTGACACCTACGGGATCTACGAGGGCGACGAGGCGCTGCAGACCATCGAGAGCACTGACGGAGTCGAGGCGGTCGCCCCGATCATGAGCAGTCTCTACCAGTTGCCCGGGAGCACTGCGTTGTCCGGCATCCGCCTGACATCGGTCATCGACGACAAGCAGCTCGCATACGAGAAGCTCGCCGAAGGCAGCTTCCCGACCAAGCCGACCGAGATCGCGCTCGACCCGGAGACCGCGAAGGACGCCGGAGCCAAGGTCGGCGACCAGGTCACGCTGCGCTCGATGAACGACCAAGAGGTCAGCTTCACCGTCACCGGGATCACTGACCCGAATCCAACCACCAAGACACTCGCCGGACCGACGTCGTGGGTCACGCTCGAGTACCTGAAGCAGGACGACAACGCCTGGCTCGACAACTACCTGGTTCGTACTGACGGCAATGCCGAGCAGGTCGCGGCTGCGCTGAACAGCAAGCTGCCCGATGGACTTGACGCCAAGACCGGCGTCGAGGCGCGCGAGGCCGTCGTCGATGCAGTCAGTGGCGGCACCGTGGCGATCACCGTGCTGCTGGGAGCGTTCGCCGTGATCGCGTTGGCCGTGGCCGCGATCGTCATCGCCAACACCTTCGCCATCCTGCTCGCTCAGCGCCGCCGCCAGATCGCCCTCCAGCGGCTGGTCGGGGCGACCGCTCAGCAGATGAAGCGCCAGATCCTCCTCGAGGCACTGCTGATCGGCATGGTCGGGACCGTCATCGGAGTTGGGCTGGGAATCCTGGCCGGCTACGTCGGCGCCAGCGCGTTCGGCGCGGCCGCAGGTGGCCTGGCGATCAATCCCGTGACCGTTCTGATCGCCTGCGCAGCAACAATCGCCGCTACCGTGGTGGCCGCCTACTTCCCGATTCGCCGTGCCTGCCAGACCTCCCCGATGGAGGCGCTACGTCCGGTGAGTTCGGAGGTCGGAGGGGCACGGCTGTCGAGGACTCGGATCATCCTGTCGGCGGTCCTGGTCGTCATCGGACTCGCAGTCCTGGCCCTGGGCGCGGTCGGCCATCAGGTTGCGATCGCGACGCTCGGCGGGCTGATCTCGGTGGTCGGCGTGCTGGTGGGTGCTCAGCTCCTCGTCGTGCCCATGGGCAGATTGCTCCGCCCGATCGGATCTGCGCTTGGCACGCCCGGCAAGATCGCCGCCCGGGACGTCACCAGGCATGCCGCTCGAGCCACCAACACGGTCGTCGCCATCATCGTAGGGATCGGCCTGATCTCGATGATCCAGGTCGCCTCTCAGGTCACCCGAGCGAGCGCGCTGGCCGACGCGAAGGACAGCGAGCTGCGGCAGCAAATCGAGGCGATCATCGACATCATGACGAACGTCGCGACCGGCTTGCTGGCCGTCGCCGCGATCATCGCCGTGGTCGGCATCGCGAACACGCTCGCCCTGTCTGTCATCGAGCGCAAGCGCGAGAGCGGGCTGATGCGGGCGCTCGGCGTCCAGAAGGGCCAGCTGCGAGCGATGGTGTCCGTCGAGGCCGTGATCCTGTCGCTCATCGGCGGCCTGGTCGGAATCCTGCTCGGCATCTTCTACGGGATGGTCGCGGCGTACACCGTGATCGGCAGCAATACGCCAATCGTGTGGGATATCCCGTGGGGCCGGCTGGCGATCTTCCTCGGCATCGCGGTGGTCGGCGGCCTGGTGGCCTCCGTACTGCCCGCGTTGCGCTCCGGCCGGGTCAGCCCGGTCGAGGCCCTGGCCACGGCCTAG
- a CDS encoding ABC transporter ATP-binding protein translates to MTASVNHPAAMPASPGAGPTLPAVQGRGVTKIFGEGERQVRALDGVTVAFPRGSFTAIMGPSGSGKSTLMHCLAGLDAVTSGEVMIADKAITGKADRFVTEVRRDHVGFVFQSFNLLPTLTAEQNIALPLELAGRHVDGQRLNQIASALGIQDRLDHLPGQLSGGQQQRVAVARALISQPDVLFADEPTGALDSRSGQQLLSILRTASREENQTIVMVTHDPIAASYADAVLLLSDGRIAGHIDRPTADSVIDAMRGLGV, encoded by the coding sequence ATGACAGCCAGCGTCAACCACCCGGCCGCGATGCCGGCCAGCCCGGGAGCCGGACCGACCCTACCGGCGGTGCAGGGCCGAGGCGTCACGAAGATCTTCGGCGAGGGTGAGCGCCAGGTCCGCGCGCTGGACGGCGTTACCGTCGCATTCCCGCGCGGATCGTTCACCGCGATCATGGGCCCGTCCGGTTCGGGCAAGTCGACGCTCATGCACTGCCTCGCCGGCCTCGACGCAGTCACCTCGGGGGAGGTGATGATCGCGGACAAGGCGATCACGGGCAAGGCCGACCGGTTCGTCACGGAGGTACGCCGCGACCATGTCGGGTTCGTCTTCCAGTCGTTCAACCTGCTCCCGACACTCACCGCCGAGCAGAACATCGCACTCCCACTCGAGCTCGCGGGCCGTCACGTCGATGGCCAGCGACTCAACCAGATCGCAAGTGCGCTGGGAATACAGGACCGACTCGATCACCTGCCCGGACAGCTGTCGGGCGGCCAGCAGCAGCGGGTGGCGGTCGCTCGTGCGCTGATCAGTCAGCCCGACGTCCTGTTCGCCGACGAGCCGACCGGCGCGCTCGACAGCCGCTCCGGGCAGCAGCTGCTCAGCATCCTCCGGACCGCTTCCCGCGAGGAGAACCAGACGATCGTGATGGTCACGCACGACCCCATCGCGGCGTCGTACGCCGACGCGGTTCTTCTGCTCAGCGACGGCCGGATCGCCGGGCACATCGACAGGCCGACTGCTGACTCGGTCATCGACGCGATGCGCGGGCTGGGGGTCTGA
- the ilvD gene encoding dihydroxy-acid dehydratase has product MPELRSRTSTHGRQMAGARALWRATGMQEGDFGKPIIAIANSYTQFVPGHVHLKDMGDLVAGAIREAGGVSKEFNTIAVDDGIAMGHDGMLYSLPSRELIADSVEYMVNAHTADALVCISNCDKITPGMLMAALRLNIPAIFVSGGPMEAGKAVVVDGVASTPTNLITAINASAAEDVTDEGLTAVERSACPTCGSCSGMFTANSMNCLTEALGLSLPGNGSTLATHAARKELFLEAGRIIVDLCKRYYDQDDESVLPRSIANEKAFHNAMALDVAMGGSTNTVLHILAAALEGEINFTLPDIDKLSRAVPCLSKVAPNHPSYHMEDVHRAGGIPALLGELNRAGLLDTGVHSVHSPDLQSWLDDWDVRGGKATDKAIELFHAAPGGVRTTEAFSTSNRWDALDTDAAEGCIRDLEHAYTADGGLAVLYGNLAEDGAVIKTAGIDEELFHFVGTALVVDSQEAAVEAILSKKVQPGHCVVVRYEGPAGGPGMQEMLHPTSFIKGLGLGRECALITDGRFSGGSSGISVGHISPEAASGGTIGLIEDGDEIEIDVHKRLIRVNVGDDVLAERRAKMEASEHPWQPGERDRQVSKALQAYAAMVTSGSTGAVRQVPSR; this is encoded by the coding sequence ATGCCCGAGCTTCGCTCACGTACGTCGACCCATGGCCGCCAGATGGCCGGTGCCCGAGCGCTGTGGCGCGCCACCGGCATGCAGGAGGGCGACTTCGGCAAGCCAATCATCGCGATCGCCAACAGCTATACCCAGTTCGTGCCGGGCCACGTGCACCTCAAGGACATGGGCGACCTGGTCGCGGGCGCCATCCGCGAGGCCGGTGGCGTCTCCAAGGAGTTCAACACCATCGCGGTGGATGACGGCATCGCCATGGGCCACGACGGCATGCTCTACTCGCTGCCCTCCCGCGAGCTGATCGCCGACTCGGTCGAGTACATGGTCAACGCGCACACCGCCGACGCCCTCGTGTGCATCAGCAACTGCGACAAGATCACCCCCGGCATGCTGATGGCCGCGCTGCGGCTGAACATCCCGGCAATCTTCGTCTCCGGTGGCCCGATGGAGGCCGGCAAGGCGGTCGTCGTGGACGGCGTCGCCAGCACGCCGACGAACCTGATCACCGCGATCAACGCCTCCGCCGCCGAGGACGTCACCGACGAGGGTCTGACTGCCGTCGAGCGCAGCGCCTGCCCGACGTGCGGCTCGTGCTCGGGCATGTTCACCGCGAACTCGATGAACTGCCTGACCGAGGCGCTGGGACTGTCGCTGCCCGGCAACGGCTCGACGCTGGCCACCCACGCCGCACGCAAGGAGCTCTTCCTGGAGGCCGGCCGCATCATCGTCGACCTGTGCAAGCGGTACTACGACCAGGACGACGAGTCGGTCCTGCCGCGCAGCATCGCCAACGAGAAGGCCTTCCACAACGCCATGGCGCTGGACGTCGCGATGGGCGGGTCGACCAACACTGTGCTGCATATTCTGGCGGCCGCGCTTGAGGGCGAGATCAACTTCACCCTGCCCGACATCGACAAGCTGTCGCGCGCCGTGCCGTGCCTGTCCAAGGTGGCACCCAACCACCCGAGCTACCACATGGAGGACGTCCACCGCGCCGGCGGAATCCCCGCCCTGCTGGGCGAGCTGAACCGCGCCGGGCTGCTCGACACCGGCGTCCACTCGGTGCATTCGCCTGACCTGCAGAGCTGGCTCGACGACTGGGACGTCCGCGGCGGCAAGGCCACCGACAAGGCGATCGAGCTGTTCCACGCGGCTCCGGGCGGCGTCCGCACCACCGAGGCGTTCTCGACGTCCAATCGTTGGGACGCCCTCGACACCGACGCCGCCGAGGGCTGCATCCGCGACCTCGAGCACGCCTACACCGCCGACGGCGGCCTCGCCGTCCTCTACGGCAACCTCGCTGAGGACGGCGCGGTCATCAAGACGGCCGGCATCGACGAGGAGCTGTTCCACTTCGTCGGCACCGCCCTCGTCGTCGACTCGCAGGAGGCCGCGGTCGAGGCGATCCTCAGCAAGAAGGTCCAGCCCGGCCACTGCGTCGTCGTCCGCTACGAAGGCCCCGCCGGTGGGCCGGGCATGCAGGAGATGCTGCACCCGACGTCCTTCATCAAGGGCCTGGGCCTGGGCCGCGAGTGCGCGCTGATCACCGACGGCCGGTTCTCCGGCGGATCGTCGGGGATCAGCGTCGGCCACATCTCGCCCGAGGCCGCCTCCGGCGGCACGATCGGCCTGATCGAGGACGGCGACGAGATCGAGATCGACGTGCACAAGCGACTGATCCGGGTCAACGTCGGCGACGACGTCCTCGCTGAGCGCCGCGCGAAGATGGAGGCCAGCGAGCATCCGTGGCAGCCCGGCGAGCGCGACCGGCAGGTCTCGAAGGCGCTGCAGGCGTACGCCGCGATGGTCACCTCCGGTAGCACCGGCGCCGTCCGCCAGGTCCCGAGCCGCTAG
- a CDS encoding acyl-CoA dehydrogenase family protein, which translates to MSIRDEVRQWLAETWEPGSSTKEFRERAVDSGWLAPTWSTDWFGRGLSAADAEVVGEEFARVGAPGRLDRDHLHARVIYELGSEELKRSYLRDLLTESITGCLLYSEPGAGSDLASLRTSAVREGDQWRVNGQKVWTSGAREATYGLLAARTNVDVPKHRGMSFFVIPMKQDGIEVRPLVQITGDAHFNEVFLTDAFVDDANRLGEVDAGWLTLMTALGYERLVMGARGVGSRADDPRYVGTSDDLIDLAERHDKLDDPATVQALADIYAERTAARLNAARYAAEGRGQDAAAMSLGKLMMSRILHGTAGLRRDIIGAPTLYDDRTDPPSDAEVANFFTLDAYFTSIGGGTDQIQRNIISERMLGLRKEADQSKDVPFRDVRQ; encoded by the coding sequence ATGAGTATCCGCGACGAAGTACGCCAGTGGCTCGCCGAGACCTGGGAGCCCGGCAGCAGCACGAAGGAGTTCCGCGAGCGCGCGGTCGACTCCGGCTGGTTGGCGCCGACCTGGAGCACGGACTGGTTCGGCCGCGGGCTGTCGGCGGCGGACGCCGAGGTGGTCGGCGAGGAGTTCGCGCGAGTCGGCGCACCCGGCCGCCTCGACCGCGACCACCTGCATGCGCGGGTGATCTACGAGCTTGGCTCGGAGGAGCTCAAGCGCAGCTATCTGCGGGACCTGCTCACCGAATCGATCACCGGCTGCCTGCTGTACTCCGAGCCGGGAGCCGGATCGGACCTCGCGAGCCTGCGCACGAGCGCAGTCCGCGAGGGCGACCAGTGGCGCGTCAACGGCCAGAAGGTCTGGACCTCTGGAGCGCGCGAGGCGACCTACGGCCTGCTCGCCGCCCGCACCAACGTCGACGTCCCGAAGCACCGCGGCATGAGCTTCTTCGTCATCCCGATGAAGCAGGACGGCATCGAGGTCCGTCCCCTGGTGCAGATCACCGGCGACGCGCACTTCAACGAGGTGTTCCTGACCGACGCGTTCGTGGACGACGCCAATCGGCTGGGCGAGGTGGACGCCGGCTGGCTCACCCTGATGACCGCGCTCGGCTACGAGCGACTGGTCATGGGCGCCCGCGGAGTCGGCTCCCGCGCCGACGACCCGCGCTATGTCGGCACCTCGGATGACCTAATCGACCTCGCCGAGCGCCATGACAAGCTCGACGATCCGGCCACCGTGCAGGCTTTGGCCGACATCTATGCCGAGCGCACCGCCGCCCGGCTCAACGCTGCGCGGTACGCCGCCGAAGGCCGCGGGCAGGACGCTGCCGCGATGTCCCTGGGCAAGCTGATGATGTCGCGCATCCTGCACGGCACCGCCGGGCTACGCCGCGACATCATCGGCGCGCCGACGTTGTACGACGACCGCACTGACCCGCCGAGCGACGCCGAGGTGGCGAACTTCTTCACCCTGGATGCCTATTTCACCTCGATCGGCGGCGGCACCGACCAGATCCAGCGCAACATCATCAGCGAGCGGATGCTCGGCCTGCGCAAGGAGGCCGACCAGTCGAAGGACGTGCCCTTCCGCGACGTCCGCCAGTAG
- a CDS encoding acyl-CoA dehydrogenase family protein yields MTAATPPSELDELATTIRSFCKERLPDPTRARPGEVRDAEAAQAGWRALVSELGVGALLVAEEHGGDGATLVEAGRVAETLGEHVAAVPFLASGVLAPALLNALTEESDDAAGLLRRIAEGAIATVAWAEDQTGSASDAPLWAFDADRVDAQRRYVIDADIADVVLLVGAGGEQIAAVEAADLTITPRASFDLTRGLADVTAASAPAVTLARGDRGRAAFEAMLTAGRLALAAESAGGAVAALRVATDYAKQRVQFGREIGSFQAIKHLLADAFVNAESALSVARLATDSQVADEPDAAELVATASFYCAERFVDVAATGIQVYGGIGFTVETTPHLYRRRAESNRHLLGDPARLKSDYVALLASGAPSIEEARA; encoded by the coding sequence ATGACTGCCGCCACCCCACCCAGCGAGCTCGACGAGCTCGCCACGACGATCCGGTCGTTCTGCAAGGAGCGACTGCCCGACCCGACGCGGGCCCGCCCCGGTGAGGTGCGGGATGCCGAGGCTGCCCAGGCCGGCTGGCGGGCACTCGTCAGCGAACTCGGTGTCGGCGCCCTGCTGGTCGCCGAGGAGCATGGCGGTGATGGGGCAACGCTCGTCGAGGCCGGGCGTGTCGCCGAAACACTCGGCGAGCACGTGGCCGCCGTCCCCTTCCTGGCCTCCGGGGTGCTAGCCCCGGCACTGCTGAACGCGCTGACCGAAGAATCCGACGACGCCGCCGGTCTGCTGCGGCGCATCGCGGAGGGCGCGATCGCCACGGTCGCATGGGCCGAGGATCAGACCGGCAGCGCGAGCGATGCTCCGCTGTGGGCCTTCGACGCCGATCGGGTCGACGCCCAGCGGCGGTACGTGATCGACGCCGACATCGCGGACGTCGTCCTACTGGTCGGGGCAGGTGGCGAGCAGATCGCCGCCGTCGAGGCCGCCGACCTGACCATCACCCCTCGCGCCTCGTTCGACCTCACGCGGGGCCTGGCCGACGTCACAGCGGCCTCCGCACCTGCCGTCACTCTCGCGCGAGGCGACCGCGGACGCGCGGCGTTCGAGGCGATGCTCACCGCCGGCCGCCTCGCACTCGCGGCCGAGAGCGCCGGCGGCGCGGTGGCCGCGCTGCGCGTTGCCACCGACTACGCCAAGCAGCGCGTGCAGTTCGGCCGCGAGATCGGCAGCTTCCAGGCGATCAAGCACCTGCTGGCGGACGCCTTCGTCAACGCGGAATCGGCCCTGTCGGTCGCCCGCCTGGCGACCGACTCGCAGGTCGCGGACGAGCCGGACGCCGCCGAGCTCGTCGCCACGGCGTCTTTCTACTGCGCGGAGCGGTTCGTCGACGTCGCCGCCACCGGCATCCAGGTGTACGGCGGGATCGGCTTCACCGTCGAGACCACCCCGCACCTCTACCGCCGCCGGGCGGAATCCAACCGGCACCTGCTCGGCGACCCGGCCCGGCTGAAGTCCGACTATGTCGCGCTGCTGGCCAGCGGCGCCCCGAGCATCGAGGAGGCCCGCGCATGA
- the gltX gene encoding glutamate--tRNA ligase — MTTPARLRVAPSPTGDPHVGTAYMSLFNLAYARKTGGQFVLRIEDTDRQRYVPESEQQVFDTLHWLELDWDEGPDVGGPYAPDRQSGRLETYRPFVEQLLESGDAYYCWCSSERLKELREQQQAAKASVTGYDRLCHGKTREERAALPGFSENPVVRMLVPDDVSLEFEDIIRGRVSAPRPDDQVILKADGFPTYHLAVVVDDHLMGITHVVRGEEWISSTPKHVLLYRMLGLNPPALAHMPLLRNTDKSKISKRKNPAARLTWFREQGYLPEALRTFLQLLAYPPVEGDTEVATFEDFVEGFDWAKVNTVGPIFDLKKLDWLNGHYIRSLSAEQLTDRIVEHYAYTGAWTPSAEQVELLLGAAPLIQERLVLLSEALPKLQFLFTPDDEIEFADDISKALNNDSPAVLDAAITALEDVSAWDSPSIEAALREAVVDGLGIKPKLAFGPLRVGVTGSRVSPPLFESMELLGRESTLARLRRFRETL, encoded by the coding sequence ATGACTACACCTGCTCGTCTTCGCGTTGCGCCCTCTCCCACCGGTGATCCCCATGTCGGGACGGCGTACATGTCGCTGTTCAACCTCGCCTACGCCCGCAAGACCGGCGGTCAGTTCGTGCTGCGCATCGAGGACACCGACCGCCAGCGCTATGTCCCGGAGTCCGAGCAGCAGGTCTTCGACACCCTGCACTGGCTGGAGCTCGACTGGGACGAGGGCCCGGACGTCGGCGGCCCGTACGCGCCGGACCGGCAGAGCGGGCGCCTGGAGACCTACCGGCCGTTCGTCGAGCAGCTGTTGGAGTCCGGCGATGCCTACTACTGCTGGTGCTCGTCCGAGCGGCTGAAGGAGCTGCGCGAGCAGCAGCAGGCGGCCAAGGCGTCGGTGACCGGCTACGACCGGCTCTGCCACGGCAAGACCCGCGAGGAGCGTGCCGCGCTGCCGGGCTTCAGCGAGAACCCGGTCGTCCGCATGCTCGTGCCGGACGACGTCTCACTCGAGTTCGAGGACATCATCCGCGGGCGCGTGTCGGCGCCGCGACCCGACGACCAGGTGATCCTGAAGGCAGACGGCTTCCCGACGTACCACCTCGCCGTGGTCGTCGACGATCACCTCATGGGGATCACGCACGTCGTCCGCGGTGAGGAATGGATCTCCTCGACACCGAAGCACGTGCTGCTCTACCGGATGCTCGGACTGAACCCGCCGGCGCTCGCGCACATGCCGCTGCTGCGCAACACCGACAAGTCGAAGATCTCCAAGCGCAAGAACCCGGCGGCGCGGCTGACCTGGTTCCGCGAGCAGGGCTACCTGCCCGAGGCGCTGCGCACCTTCCTGCAGCTGCTCGCCTACCCGCCGGTCGAGGGCGATACCGAGGTCGCGACCTTCGAGGACTTCGTCGAGGGCTTCGACTGGGCGAAGGTCAACACGGTAGGGCCGATCTTCGACCTGAAGAAGCTCGACTGGCTCAACGGCCACTACATCCGGTCGCTGAGCGCCGAGCAGCTCACGGATCGGATCGTCGAGCACTACGCCTACACGGGTGCATGGACGCCCTCCGCCGAGCAGGTCGAGCTGCTGCTGGGTGCCGCCCCGCTGATCCAGGAGCGTCTCGTGCTGTTGTCGGAGGCACTGCCCAAACTGCAGTTCCTGTTCACGCCGGACGACGAGATCGAGTTCGCGGACGACATATCGAAGGCGCTCAATAACGACTCGCCGGCGGTGCTCGATGCCGCGATCACCGCACTGGAGGACGTCTCGGCCTGGGATTCACCGTCCATCGAGGCGGCGCTGCGCGAGGCAGTCGTCGACGGCCTCGGCATCAAGCCCAAGCTCGCCTTCGGGCCGCTGCGCGTCGGCGTGACCGGCTCGCGAGTGTCGCCGCCGCTGTTCGAGTCCATGGAGCTGCTCGGCCGCGAGTCCACGCTTGCCCGCCTCCGCCGCTTCCGCGAGACGCTCTAA